GTGACTTAATAATACTAACATGCACCAGAGAGCTGCAACTACAACAACACTGACATCCCCTGCCACAAGTCTCTACAGAACAGCAGGAGCGCTGTGACATTACTGAGAGGCCTCATGAAGAACCTGCTAGCATCCTATGTGAGTCTCTTTCTCCCTCTTACTTGGTACATGGCTATTCTGTTGGGTGTAAATGCTTGTTTGTAATATGGGGGACGTCCTGGGTTTTGACATCAGGTGGCCCCTCATGAACTAATTCAGTGTTGTCAAGTTTGGAGAGTGCGACCTGTCCAACGACCTTGGAATGTTTTGGCTAACCAAGGGCGGAAAAGAGATATGCTGCAACGATGAAGTATGTATGAAGAGACAGACTAAGCGAATGTGCAGTGCACTGTAAAAGACCATAAATAGTGTCTAGCTCAGTTTCAACAGATAAGCAgtcttttaaacacaaaacagtaaacagagcAAAGATCAGAATCACAAAACTCCAATATAACAACACTTTACATTCAGTGTATTGAGGAGCCGCACCTCGAATCCTTGCTGCAAGCTCTCATCTTCTAACAGTCGTTACATCTTGCTTTCCAGCTGTCCTTTAATGTTCAAGGCATGAATGAAAATATCTGCACCAGGCTCGCGGACAGGTTCCTCCCCCATGGAGTGGTTGAGAGCGAAAGGCTGATCCAAATCCAGAAGGTCCTGGCCTTCATCCATGCCAGCCTGAGGGAGATCACCAGAGAGCAGCTGGAGTTCAACCCAAACTGCAAAACATTCCACAGTGAACTGGAGGCCGTGGCCAGTCAAATAGCAAGCCTGGCTTCCAACGTGGCTTGCATGATGTGTGAGCGCCGCAACACGCCAGTCACAGTGGAAGTGCCACAGCTCAACCGTCCCTCAGGGGTATTCCGTCAGAAGCAGTGGAGCTGTTCGGTGCTCAGCAAGTCTGCGTTGTTTTTCAGACCGGACCTCATCTCCGAAGGACCTTAGAAAGCACCGCGTTTGAACTGGGGTCTGTGATCGTACAGATTTGAAACTCTGTGggatgcaaaacacacacacacacacacacacacacaaaatatgccAAAAGCAGTGCATGTGGTTTTATGATTAGTACATGGAGCAGGGAGCTCAAAAGAAAAGGCATGTGTAATAGGGTACGTAAGCCGCAGAACGAAGTCTCTCTCAATAAAAATCTTATTTTCCAAGAGTCGATGGGTTTGCATGTTAATACAGTGTGTCTATGAAGTTACCTGGCCTCCTCACGGGGGTCACTATGGTGGAGATGCTGTGTTCTGACATTATTTAATGCTACCCCAAGGATGAACCTTCTCACGACCACCAGAAGAGTGGTTAGTGCAGTAAAGACCTGCGTCTCCCAGCCTCAGATGTAGCACGCTGCAGTAGAATGTTGTCTAATTGTGGTGCCAGCTCTTGCAAGGTTTCATTACCCACAGCAGCAACAAAATGTAATCAAGTGGCTCTACAGTCAACGCattgtaataaaacaaatctctGCGTTTCCTGGGTGACCTAAAACTGAAGTCCCCCATCcttacattcagtacagtgatttACATCAGCACATTCAAGGACCATCTGCATTTCAAAACACATCTGAAACATTGCTGTAAGTGTGGCAAGCTGAACTGGCATTCGGCACCATCttgttattttaaatggattCTTGCTACGCTTATCGCTTGACATTGAGAAACAGCTATCTTTCAGCTCGCCTTCAGATCAGCACATTTGACTCACTGGTTTACACACTCCTATACTTGGCCAGAATCATAcactatataaatatttattaaataaacttaTGTTACTTAAAAAGGTAAAGGCCTAAATGATGTCTGGAGACAGGTTATTGTCCGAGCTGGGGTATAAACTCGGGGGAACTATCGGGGAAGGCAGTTACTCGAAAGTCAAGCTGGCCAAGTCCAAGAAATACCAGAAAAACTTAGCAATAAAAATCATAGACCGGAGAAAAGCTCCTCCGGATTTCGTTACTAAATTCTTGCCCCGGGAGCTCGCTATTTTAAAGGGGCTCAAGCACCCGCACGTTGTGCAGGTCTACGAATTCATCGAGGTCTGCAACGGGAAGCTGTATATCGTCATGGAGGTGGCGGAGACTGACCTACTACAGAGGGTGCAACAGCTAAACCACATCCCAGGCCCGCAAGCTAAAGAAATGTTCATTCAGATTGTGAGCGCGGTGAGCTACTTGCATGAGAACAACATAGTCCACCGGGACCTCAAGTGTGAAAACGTGCTTCTGACTGAGGGCAACCAGGTCAAAATCACAGACTTCGGCTTTGGGAGGAAAGCGCACGGCTACCCGGAGGTCAGCAGCACCTATTGCGGCTCCGCTGTCTACACGCCCCCCGAAGTTCTCCTCGGGGTCCCTTACGACCCCAAAAAGTATGACGTTTGGAGCCTCGGGGTCATTCTGTACGTCATGACGACCGGCTACATGCCCTTCGACGAATCCAACGTCAGCAAGCTGCCGCGCTTCCAGAAGCGGGGCGTGGTCTATCCCGAAGACGTGGTGGTGGAGGATAAATGCAAAGTACTTATTGGTCTTCTGCTGCAGTTCACCCCTTCGATCCGGCCGGCCATCAACCAGGTCGCCGATAACGAGTGGCTGACAACTACGTAGGCGATAGGAACATATGATTAAAGTGGGCCGGTATCCGGCTGTACTGTACAAACgttcaactttttaaaaaatgttattttgtaagactttgatttatttttattgttaacatgaAATGATGTAGGGGGTTGAATTCGAAACCTTGTCATGTTCCAGTTTATCTTATCGTTCTCAAATAAATTGGATAAGTTTGACCAGTCCAGGACACTCATCTGGGAATATATGTTATCTGTGAAAGTTAAAATTCTAAATTCTACAATGGCCTCGCAGTTGTTCCTTATGAACAAATGTCCAGACATCTTATCTATTTTCTGGCACTGTCCCCAGAATATTTTGTTACCCTTTTTTATTTCCAGAAAAAATGATTCTCCTTGTGTTTTGACGTGTCGGAATCCTTGTCTTCTGTGTCTTCATCATCTTTGACACCCACTGAATGGACCCCATACCTCATTAACACtatcaattaattttagccagattTTGACAGGTTTATTAATATTATAGATTATAGAATCATCTTCTTTTGTACTCCAGAAATGACAGGCTTTGCTGTAGGCCGTTCTCTGTGGATGCCAGCaagaccaggtcatctgcgtggAACAGGAACttaacttcagtgtcatgtaatgTGAAGCCAGGGTCTCAGACCGTTCCAACATTGTTGCTAATTCactgatgtaaatattgaacagtctTGGACTCAGACTGCAACCCAGGCTCATCCCTCGCCCCTGTGTGACGAAATCTGTCCTTTTGATGCCAATTGTTTGCGCAGATGTGTTGTCTGTGTACATTAATTTTTAATATCAAGGCTTTTTTAAAAGGTGAAAATGTTACCTTTACTTTTgtttatgaatttttttttttctcaaagtaatTTGTCACCATTCTACGGAAATCCCCCAACTGAGGTCTATTGAGAGAACTCATCCACCCACGCATCTGTTTTATGTGTCATAGACTCAGTGTTTTCACCCTCCCACTCTGAGTTTTGAGATTAAACATGGCTTGCCTGAATTTGACTGACTCTGAAATGTGCTGGAAAGCCCTCAGGCTTGCATATATGTTGCTTTAAAATTTTTCTTTCCAATAAttgtatatataatttcaaacaaaataatgGAATTCTTTTGTTGCGAAATAGATACCGTCAGGAAAGTCGGTCCAGACCCAAATTTATTGTATAATGAACGAACTTTGGTAAATTTATTAAGTATCGAAGAACAATTTCAACctgaatgtaattattttaaaaacgtcCAAAAGGACATTGAGCCTTTTATGAGGAGGATGGTTGCAACTTGGATGCTGGACGTCTGCGAGGAACAGAAATGTGAAGAAGAAGTTTTTTCCTTGTCTATGAACTACCTGGACAGATTTTTAGCCCTGGTCCCCATTATAAAATCTAATCTGCAGTTACTGGGGACAGTTTGTATGTTCCTGGCATCGAAATTAAAAGAGACATATCCTTTAACTTCAGCAAAACTCTGCATCTATACTGACAATTCCATCAAACGTCAAGACTTGTTGGAATGGGAACTACTGGTTTTAGAAAAATTGAAATGGAATCTTGCAGCGGTGACTCCACATGATTTCATTGAACACATTGTGAAACAACTGCCCTTACCCAGCAATAAACTGCCATTGATTCGCAAACATACCAAGACGTTTATTGCCCTTTGCGCCACAGACTTTAATTTCGCCTTATACTCCCCTTCGATCATAGCAACTGGAAGCGTTGGGGCTGCTATTTCCGGACTTCACTTGGAAGATGGAAAACAGACATTTTGCGTGGACAATTTGACTAATATATTGGCCAAGATCATCAACACAGAAATGGATTGTCTGAAGGCTTGCCAGGACCAGATTGAGACACTATTGGTGAACAGGATGAAACAGGTCTGTCAATAATTTTATACTATCAGCaatatttcaatatgttttaccatacctctttgagAAAATTCATCCACCCACATATCTGTCTATATAAAGACTCACTGTTTTCACTCTTGTCATTCTGAATTTTGACTGgaacaaagaaaaacaatggCTTGTCTGAATTTGACCGACTCTGAATGTCTCGTCCTCTTATATAACAGGACCGGATTGGATGCGCATTTGCGATTACCAAATTGGCTGACGATTTGTTTCGCCGTTAGTCTCTGTCTTTTGCTCATATCAAGCTCATTTTTGGGTTTGGTTATTTGGATCGAAAGGAAAAGACTGTCCTTCTTTTTACATGAcctatttgtatgtttttgttggacagattttgttttcctttggTTTGTTGGTCAAACTGAGTTCTTCAATATCGCTGACGGGATTGATGGTCCTTCGACAGACTGTTGGATTTggatttttgtttctgtattccGCGATCAATACGGTCTGTTGGGAAAGACTTTGTATGATTTTTCAAGGACCCGTGACAAACAGTTCCAGAATACCAAGATGTTTCTATATTCTGATATTTTTTGTGACAGTCTCTTATGTTTTCGCACTTCCGGCTTTGTTCGGATGGAACAGTTTAAATATTGGAGACTATTACAGTGGCTTTCATGCTTTACTGGACAAAAGATACATTGCCTTTATGTGCGCCTTATGCATTTCTTATTTTCTCAGTATAGTAATCTGTTACGTATATATATTGTTACGAGTGAAGCGTCGAAAGAATTGCGCCAGAAAGGACAGTAGAAAAACATTTtccattcttttgttttgtggattTTCAGAATTATGGCTTCTTTTCTCTTATGTCTTTATAAGTGAACAgtacaataatattatttttatatgtaaTATGATAGTCAATGAGATATGTATTTTGTGTATGGAACCGAATATACGTGTCATTCTTCTGAAGGTTTTTAACACGTTGAAATACAGTCCAAGTCAAACGGACATTTGAATTATAATTATCCAACAAACAGACTATTTtccattcttttgttttgtgcattttcagAATTATGGTTTCTTTTCTCTTATGTCTTTATAAGTGAACAgtacaataatattatttttatatgtaaTATGATAGTCAATGAGATATGTATTTTGTGCATGGAACCGAATCGAATATGCGTGTCATTCTTCTGAAGGTTTTTAACACCTTGAAATACAGTCCAAGTCAAACGGACATATATTATCCAACACAGACTACTGTGTAATGTTGTCATACTCTTAATGTATCTGGTTTGTTTgttgaaaagtattaaaaacaaaatgtttttttctttaataataattttagtaATAACAACACAATGTAATAATACTATTTTTATATGCAATATGATAGTCAGCgaaatatgtattttgtatgtAATATGATAGTCAATGAGATATGTATTTTGTGTATGGAACCGAATATACGTGTCATTCTTCTGAAGGTTTTTAACACGTTGAAATACAGTCCAAGTCAAACGGACATATATTATCCAACACAGACTACTGTGTAATGATGTCATCATCTTAATGTATCTGGTTTGTTTGTtgaaaactattaaaaacaaaatgttttttctttaacaataattttaataataacaacacaatgtaataatactatttttatatgtaataTGATAGTCAGCGAGATATGTATTTTGTATGGAATCGAATATGCGTGTCATTCTTCTGAAGGTTTTTAACACCTTGAAATACAGTCCAAGTCAAACGGACATATATTATCCAACACAGACTACTGTGTAATGTTGTCATACTCTTAATGTATCTGGTTTGTTTGTtgaaaactattaaaaacaaaatgtttttttctttaacaataaTTTTAGTAATAACAACACAATGTAATAATactatttttatatgtaataTGATAGTCAGCGAGATATGTATTTTGTATGGAACCGAATATACGTGTCATTCTTCTGAAGGTTTTTAACACGTTGAAATACAGTCCAAGTCAAACGGACATTTGAATTATAATTATCCAACAAACAGACTGTTTtccattcttttgttttgtgcattttcagAATTATGGTTTCTTTTCTCTTATGTCTTTATAAGTGAACAgtacaataatattatttttatatgtaaTATGATAGTCAATGAGATATGTATTTTGTGCATGGAACCGAATATGCGTGTCATTCTTCTGAAGGTTTTTAACACCTTGAAATACAGTCCAAGTCAAACGGACATATATTATCCAACACAGACTACTGTGTAATGTTGTCATACGCTGTTTATTTTTCTCTTAATGTATCTGGTTTGTTTGTTGAAAACTATTTTAGTAATAACGGTACAATGTAATAATactatttttatatgtaataTGATAGTCAATGAGATATGTATTTTGTGCATGGAACCGAATATGCGTGTCATTCTTCTGAAGGTTTTTAACACATTGACACATTGAAATACAGTTCAAGTCAAATGGACATTTGAATAATTTGTAATGTtgtaatatgtttatttttctctcaatgtatctgttttgtttgtttgttgaaattattaaaaacaaaagatacTTTTTCTTTAACAATTTAATAAACTGAgtcaaaaaatatatgtccctTCTGTATATGTCCCTTCTAGACACATATTATGTTACTTTTTCAACGTGATATAAATGTCTTagaacaaagtatttgacaaagactgccttATGTTGGCGAGAACCGACTTTAAATCAGCATGAACTTTTAACATATAGTGTCGTGTAATGGGAATGGTTTGGTTCGGGAGGGGGATTATATATTGCCTGTCGACCGTGTCCGTCGTCCCCcttccttttttttctgtctcAGATATTCTGGGAACTGTGCCAACTCTCAAATAGCATTCTGGGCATTGCGCCAACAATTCTGGACAAAATACTTAATCTCAGAGTTTTACATATATGGCCTCTATAGTTCACTCTGCATATATGTATTGACAGGTTTGTTTTATATCTTCTTTTGTTGACAGATTTTTCTTTTACGGAATATATAATATAGTAAAACCAGCCTGTATATCCTATAGTCAACCAAAAGGTGTCACATGTGTTACACTGTTAATGTAACAagacaatccccccccccccccccccccgactctcCTAAGGACTGgagaaagaatgaatgaataatatataacaaaatatctTTGTTCTGTCACCTCTGGACAGAGTCAATAATTTTGCAAAAAGTTTTTTCTCATTACCTATTTGGTATCCTATATCAATAATTTTTGCCTTTATGAGGTCTATTGAAACTTATATAGGGGACATTGAATGGGGAAATGGGTCTCATATATCTTGTAAAATACTTTCTGACTGTGGTCCTTATACAACTTAAACAAAATTCACATTAGTTCTATGAAAACAAGTCAAAGGCCTCAATGGAATtagaaaaagtttattttaactagatttggttaaaaaaaagaaatgtccacaaataaatacattgaaagtcattaacatttatttttattcttgagattttgccagaaaaaaagaaatgtccacAGATAAACAGATTCAAGgtcattcaaataaaaatatatttttaacaacTCCTTTAAATGTTTCTATGtaaaacataaatattttaaatccaTATTGAAGTCTGATAAAGAATAACTCAACTTTATAAAACACAGATAATTagtaaaatattataaaatacaaaaatgtctaaTAAACgataaatatgtattaaaaaacaattatatatcaTAAAAGATACAATATATATGAATATTAAAGAAACCTataaaaatcttttatttaaaaaaaagaaatataaattcCACATATCATCATGACCTTTTTTGTTATCAAttgtttgtattaatattatataaaaacaattcaattacatattatacatattatacGACAGATAATGATAAATACCATtataaaaaaatccaaaaaatacTGAAACTAATAAGAATTATATAAAATTCAAATCTTAACAATAAAACTAACTTACATTCATTATACAAAACAAGATAAATAGATCAAATATATTATCTTTTTTGTGAAAGTCCATATCGTGAGTCATTAAACCCTTTTCTCAATGTTGGTCTTTTTTCTAGTTGAATTTCAAATGACTAGAAACCAGACATAAATCTAATGACATAATAGACATTCTTTCCCCGAAGGGACTTTCCAGTCTAAAAGTATTTTCCATCCCAAAAATATTTCCCATTGTCTACATAATAGATCATAGACTTGGAAATCGGCATAAAATTCCAGAATTTGTAAGTTCCaattaaacaaagaaaagggATTTCCATTTTACAGATTACATGTAATGTCACAGTTTAAATTTCCAAATAACAAGGACCCAATTGTTCTGAAAGACGTTTCAtacattttaacaaatgtttCGACTTTGTTTCAATGATGAAATCACATGTATGCGAACGACTCAGTCTGTTAGAATTAGACACAATTGAAAAGCATTCTCCACGGTCCAATTGTAAAAACATCAATAAATTGTCCACGTCtggtaaatgtaatttaaattgaCAAAGGTCTTTTGTCAAGACTGCATCAATGTCATCAATATTGATTTGAAGACAACATTCTAATTTTGACAAATGTGACAATTTCATcattttttcttcacaaaaatcAAAGTCTTTCTTCTCAATCAGATTATTTGTCGTAGCCATTCCTAATGGGACATATAATTCATGTCGTTTGGTCTTGAAATAAAAGTCACTTGTATTGTATTTACATATAAATCTTAAAATATCTTTTGAACATGAAAATGTCATGacgaacatttttgttttttttcttcttttgtcctTTTGTCTGTCTTTCAATGTCTTTTCCATTTGTCCCAAAACATCTTCACTGTCGTCGTCGTATATTATTGTATCACAACAAAATCTGCGATCTTCATCGTTTTCTGTATATTCTGAGACCTGTGTAGATTCATCTGTTTCATCTGTTCTGTCCTCTTCAGTATcggagatgatgatgtattcatTCTCAGTAGTAGAATTTGTTTCTCTTGCTTCAAAATTAATAAATTCCATTTTCTGGTGCCATGTGTTTTACTGTTTGTCCTCTGTGTATATATAATCGATGTGTGTGTTAAGCCACACCCCAGTAATCAATAAAGTccacttttttttcttaagatgTCAAAGGATGGGGGGGTGGAAGGCAGACTCAAAGTCAAtctattacattttaaactgttaTTTTATTCCAAATTCTGTCTCTATGTTTTGACTCTAAACAGTATTCAATCACTTTGTTAATTTCTTGTATTCTTCTTCGAAAACGTATGCGATCCCTTGCCATTTGTTCCCAAGATATTCCATTTCTAGTTTCATCAAATGAATATTCTGGTAAATGATAAACTTGAACCAATGAACTGAATCTTACCTGTGAAATAAAAGGTAAAATTAGATGACATAAAGACATAAACAATGAATTAATACGTTCCCACATTTTTCTAGTTCTTACTTTTTTCTGTTTATAGTCTTCATTGTCTTCAATATTTCGTTCCTCAGTCTCCATGTTAATGTCTGTAGTCTTTGGCCCTGTTTTCATATTTTCTTTCTTGGGGTCTTGACCCATTCCAGAATATATTGAAAATACCAAGGACTTTTAAGGGTCATTATTACAAAGGAGAGATTGTTGGAGTTCTGATTGTCTGACCAATCGAATGCATAATTTTTCTCGACATTAatcattattttaacattaaagttATACACCCACTTATAGGTCATATAATCATGTTTTCTTTTGTCTCCAGGGAGACTTTCCTTTCAAGGCCAAAAACTAGACTAAGAGTTTCACATCCTGTAAATAGTATCATATAAATAGATGACTCTCTTTATCAGAATTATTTCTCCTGTATGCTTTACGACAAGTAACATGTCttgtattaaaaaacaattaCTTTCTGGTATACAAAGAAAAATTATAACAGAATCTTCTGTATCAATCTGCAGACTGAAAGAATTTGATTCT
This genomic stretch from Acipenser ruthenus chromosome 48, fAciRut3.2 maternal haplotype, whole genome shotgun sequence harbors:
- the LOC117398057 gene encoding testis-specific serine/threonine-protein kinase 6-like, with the protein product MSGDRLLSELGYKLGGTIGEGSYSKVKLAKSKKYQKNLAIKIIDRRKAPPDFVTKFLPRELAILKGLKHPHVVQVYEFIEVCNGKLYIVMEVAETDLLQRVQQLNHIPGPQAKEMFIQIVSAVSYLHENNIVHRDLKCENVLLTEGNQVKITDFGFGRKAHGYPEVSSTYCGSAVYTPPEVLLGVPYDPKKYDVWSLGVILYVMTTGYMPFDESNVSKLPRFQKRGVVYPEDVVVEDKCKVLIGLLLQFTPSIRPAINQVADNEWLTTT
- the LOC117398003 gene encoding G1/S-specific cyclin-D2-like: MEFFCCEIDTVRKVGPDPNLLYNERTLVNLLSIEEQFQPECNYFKNVQKDIEPFMRRMVATWMLDVCEEQKCEEEVFSLSMNYLDRFLALVPIIKSNLQLLGTVCMFLASKLKETYPLTSAKLCIYTDNSIKRQDLLEWELLVLEKLKWNLAAVTPHDFIEHIVKQLPLPSNKLPLIRKHTKTFIALCATDFNFALYSPSIIATGSVGAAISGLHLEDGKQTFCVDNLTNILAKIINTEMDCLKACQDQIETLLVNRMKQVCQ